In one window of Streptomyces sp. NBC_01224 DNA:
- a CDS encoding SRPBCC family protein codes for MIDRSVTHATFTLERLYPATVARVFAAWADPKAKARWFSTPDADHELDFRVGGREANRSRPDSGPSLTFESLYRDIVPDERIVYTSVLHVGEDLAAASLTTVAFCPADGGTRLVLTEQGTFLDGREEPSWRELGTGDWLDALGVELDAGWHE; via the coding sequence ATGATCGACCGTTCTGTCACGCACGCCACGTTCACCCTCGAACGCCTTTACCCGGCCACGGTGGCCCGGGTGTTCGCCGCATGGGCCGACCCGAAGGCGAAGGCCCGCTGGTTCTCCACGCCCGACGCTGACCATGAGCTGGACTTCCGGGTCGGGGGCCGGGAGGCCAACCGCAGCCGTCCGGACAGCGGCCCATCGTTGACGTTCGAGTCGTTGTACCGCGACATCGTCCCGGACGAGCGCATCGTCTACACCTCTGTCCTGCACGTGGGGGAGGACCTCGCGGCGGCGTCGCTGACGACCGTGGCGTTCTGCCCGGCCGATGGGGGCACCCGGCTGGTCCTCACCGAGCAGGGCACCTTCCTCGATGGCCGGGAGGAGCCCTCCTGGCGGGAGCTCGGCACCGGCGACTGGCTCGACGCGCTGGGCGTCGAGCTGGATGC
- a CDS encoding ArsR/SmtB family transcription factor encodes MYRLIVKDMPNYGGSLDRVFQALADGTRRAMVERLIRGPVSVSELARPLEMSLPAVMQHIQVLEACGLVRSEKIGRVRTCRIEPDVLRTAEDWLAEQRTSWERRLDRLGDYLLDDPGTPEQGSL; translated from the coding sequence GTGTACCGACTCATAGTTAAGGACATGCCTAACTATGGCGGATCGCTGGATCGGGTGTTCCAGGCGCTGGCGGATGGAACGCGCCGGGCGATGGTGGAGCGCCTGATCCGCGGGCCGGTGTCGGTCAGCGAACTGGCCAGGCCACTGGAGATGTCGCTACCGGCCGTCATGCAGCACATCCAGGTGCTGGAAGCCTGCGGGCTGGTCAGATCCGAGAAGATCGGCCGCGTCCGCACCTGCCGCATCGAGCCGGACGTGCTGCGGACGGCCGAGGACTGGCTTGCCGAGCAGCGCACGTCCTGGGAACGGCGCCTGGACCGGCTCGGCGACTACCTGCTCGATGATCCCGGCACACCGGAGCAAGGGAGCTTGTGA
- a CDS encoding tyrosine-type recombinase/integrase, which translates to MTELGSRGALRLPRARVVPLSALPSSYTAAVERYLTSAGIAKSSARIYRISLTTWGWMLAGEPAPTGPARRGAKPPVFPVAAIDDPALPEVLAELAAARADAMDADTVNRELSIARKAIGWWQRQGWIEGDPTIGIERRPAPPDRTKALAENQIAALWRLDVGLREKTQWKILYESAARADEVLCLNVEDLYPQDKRGRITAKGGATEWIHWQSGTAQLLPRLISRRTRGPLFLTDRKAPAGTPTLDVCPETGRARLSYRRAEEIFEENTRLLANPLASPEDIKDLDGWTLHRLRHSALTHDAEDGTSTPMLLARSRHASVRSLERYARPGVDSVARHVAERDPAARRRT; encoded by the coding sequence GTGACCGAACTCGGGAGCAGGGGCGCGCTCCGGCTGCCGCGCGCCCGGGTGGTGCCCCTGTCCGCCCTGCCCTCGTCGTACACCGCGGCGGTCGAGCGGTACCTCACCAGCGCCGGGATCGCGAAGTCCTCCGCGCGGATCTACCGGATCTCGCTGACGACGTGGGGGTGGATGCTCGCCGGCGAACCGGCGCCGACCGGGCCCGCCCGCCGGGGCGCGAAGCCGCCCGTCTTCCCCGTTGCCGCGATTGACGACCCGGCGTTGCCGGAGGTGCTGGCCGAGCTGGCGGCGGCGCGGGCGGACGCGATGGACGCTGACACCGTCAACCGGGAGCTGTCCATCGCGCGCAAGGCGATCGGCTGGTGGCAGCGCCAGGGCTGGATCGAGGGCGATCCGACGATCGGCATCGAGCGGCGGCCGGCGCCGCCGGACCGCACCAAGGCCCTGGCGGAGAATCAGATCGCCGCCCTGTGGCGCCTGGACGTCGGGCTCCGGGAGAAGACGCAGTGGAAGATACTCTACGAGTCCGCCGCACGGGCCGACGAAGTGCTGTGCCTCAACGTGGAAGACCTGTACCCGCAGGACAAGCGCGGAAGGATCACCGCCAAGGGCGGTGCGACCGAGTGGATCCACTGGCAGTCCGGCACCGCCCAGCTCCTGCCCCGCCTCATCTCCCGTCGTACCCGCGGCCCGCTGTTCCTCACCGACCGCAAGGCCCCCGCCGGGACGCCGACACTGGACGTGTGCCCCGAGACCGGCCGGGCCCGGCTCTCCTACCGCCGGGCCGAGGAGATCTTCGAGGAGAACACGCGGCTGCTGGCCAACCCCCTCGCCTCACCCGAAGACATCAAGGACCTGGACGGCTGGACACTCCATCGGCTACGTCACAGTGCCCTGACACACGACGCCGAGGACGGCACCTCAACCCCGATGCTGCTGGCCCGCTCCCGTCACGCCTCCGTCCGCTCCCTGGAGCGATACGCCCGACCCGGCGTCGACTCGGTCGCCCGGCACGTCGCCGAACGTGACCCCGCCGCACGTCGCCGAACGTGA